The proteins below come from a single Rosa rugosa chromosome 2, drRosRugo1.1, whole genome shotgun sequence genomic window:
- the LOC133730210 gene encoding uncharacterized protein LOC133730210, whose protein sequence is MNQTLAMPISLEEVKAAVFDLGALKAPSPDGFSGTFYQSHWETVQSVVLDSASHHQSTNNILHSLNQTHIALIPKVKNPSTASHFRPIALCNFSYKILAKILANRLKPLMPSLISSNQSAFVTDRQIQDNIMVAHEVFHYLKLLRSGSDGAFGLKLDMNKAYDRMMLKTTDSNLIHPVRLGPQQIAVSHLLFVDDSLCSSLKLLWITACVYPTCFIPSALLLASMKVVDDLGRYLGLPTIWGRLKRKALAFVKDAVKNKVDGWKQAMLSHAGKETLIKAVACAIPAYTKACFKFPASTCKEINSILSDFWWGTSKSSSIHWKSWEFLGLPKSNGGLGFHNFQDFNDALLAKQVWRLFHSPNSLCAQVLKQLYFPNSSILQAKRGSSPSWLWSSLLAGRDLLQNGALWNIGNGNSVNLWSDSWIPMVPPAPLNPAKANLNLPVSSLINWNNNSWDLSSIEAEISPFSEAKSMLSSS, encoded by the exons ATGAACCAGACTTTGGCCATGCCTATTTCATTAGAAGAGGTGAAAGCAGCAGTCTTTGACTTGGGAGCTTTAAAAGCACCTAGCCCTGACGGATTCTCAGGTACCTTCTATCAATCCCATTGGGAAACAGTTCAGTCTGTTGTTTTGGATTCAGCTTCCCACCATCAGTCCACAAATAATATCCTTCACTCCTTAAACCAAACTCATATTGCATTGATTCCTAAAGTCAAAAATCCTTCTACAGCTTCCCATTTTAGGCCAATTGCTCTCTGTAACTTCTCATATAAGATCCTAGCTAAGATCCTTGCAAACAGATTGAAGCCTTTAATGCCTTCCCTCATTTCTTCAAACCAATCTGCTTTTGTAACTGATCGTCAGATTCAGGATAACATTATGGTAGCTCATGAGGTCTTCCATTACCTCAAACTTCTTCGCTCTGGATCTGATGGGGCTTTTGGCTTAAAACTAGATATGAATAAAGCCTACGATCGA ATGATGCTTAAAACCACTGATTCCAATCTGATTCATCCTGTTAGACTTGGCCCTCAACAGATAGCAGTTAGTCATTTACTGTTTGTAGATGACTCGCTTTGTTCTTCTTTAAAGCTTCTTTGGATAACTGCTTGTGTTTATCCGACTTGCTTCATACCTTCTGCACTGCTTCTGGCCAGC ATGAAAGTTGTCGATGACCTTGGCAGATATCTCGGATTGCCAACTATTTGGGGAAGATTGAAAAGAAAAGCTCTTGCCTTTGTTAAGGATGCAGTGAAGAACAAAGTGGACGGTTGGAAGCAAGCTATGTTAAGTCATGCCGGTAAAGAGACCTTAATCAAAGCTGTAGCATGTGCAATTCCGGCGTATACAAAGGCCTGTTTTAAATTTCCAGCTTCAACCTGCAAAGAGATCAACTCTATCCTCAGCGATTTTTGGTGGGGCACTTCAAAATCTTCTAGTATTCATTGGAAGTCCTGGGAGTTTTTGGGTCTCCCCAAATCTAATGGCGGTTTAGGCTTCCATAATTTTCAGGATTTCAATGATGCTCTTCTAGCAAAGCAAGTCTGGAGATTGTTTCACTCTCCGAATTCCCTCTGTGCTCAAGTTTTGAAGCAGCTTTACTTTCCTAATTCCTCCATTCTTCAAGCTAAAAGAGGTTCTTCCCCTTCTTGGCTATGGTCTAGTCTCCTTGCTGGCAGAGATCTTCTCCAAAATGGTGCTCTTTGGAACATTGGTAATGGGAATTCCGTCAATCTTTGGTCTGATAGTTGGATCCCCATGGTGCCTCCTGCCCCTCTTAACCCAGCAAAGGCTAACCTTAATCTTCCGGTGTCTTCCTTGATCAACTGGAATAATAATAGTTGGGACTTAAGCTCCATTGAAGCAGAGATTTCCCCGTTCAGCGAAGCAAAATCAATGCTATCCAGCTCATAG
- the LOC133730211 gene encoding uncharacterized protein LOC133730211, with amino-acid sequence MGTLCVQSFQHPFMVRERPESSENQYFLMNISFVTDPNYGGPASLLHLQTGDLLREKPIVSRTVIEGALSSLRVPCRYHHSVVEKILSDAKASAKAKGLNLWVKVYMDIYGLGHSDMEEEGTYSDTEDDMDSDTEEDDMDSNMEEEEESVFCSVCNEEIVVGSEETRIPCTHMYHRDCIVRWLQSSYCLPCRYGISQQLMKPE; translated from the coding sequence ATGGGCACTTTGTGTGTGCAATCGTTCCAGCATCCTTTTATGGTACGGGAGAGACCGGAGTCGTCGGAGAATCAGTACTTCTTGATGAATATCAGCTTTGTGACTGATCCGAATTATGGGGGTCCTGCCTCCTTGCTCCATCTTCAAACCGGTGACTTACTGAGGGAGAAGCCAATTGTGTCGAGGACTGTCATTGAAGGCGCGCTTTCTAGCTTGCGTGTTCCGTGCCGGTATCACCATTCCGTTGTAGAAAAAATACTAAGCGATGCAAAGGCAAGTGCCAAAGCCAAGGGTTTGAATTTGTGGGTTAAAGTCTACATGGATATTTATGGTCTTGGTCATTCTGACATGGAGGAGGAGGGCACATATTCGGACACGGAGGATGACATGGATTCGGATACGGAGGAGGATGACATGGATTCTAacatggaggaggaggaggagtctgTTTTCTGTTCCGTTTGTAACGAGGAGATTGTGGTTGGTTCCGAAGAAACTCGTATCCCATGTACGCACATGTACCATAGAGATTGCATTGTCAGGTGGCTGCAAAGTAGTTATTGCCTACCGTGTAGGTATGGTATAAGCCAGCAGTTGATGAAGCCTGAATAA